A window of Primulina tabacum isolate GXHZ01 chromosome 4, ASM2559414v2, whole genome shotgun sequence contains these coding sequences:
- the LOC142543209 gene encoding uncharacterized protein LOC142543209 encodes MREIRMPLSVELFHSIFSTRRIKPDSFVYFQPRAKCKFLSRIPSPRSFWKSQFFYPKDCGWGIHVVWSSRVRVIAMRGTHRQLQLQCRDLGLFEELFNPRNLMTAGDRFDLATIRARKATVGRRFPLAGDSRAPANRAVHDFRDPIRRGIPPAHSEPVRGSGSNSQKKTNYSPSSKTLEIRPANGGGREAKNRAHEGVQKKVDDEMQKNPKRIHADDEGAPSKTSRVKHIFVDGVNHREKADSFWDLDDPEIGWKKGRSIVGDYDMVHLVSLSMDSFAHSLA; translated from the exons ATGAGGGAAATTCGCATGCCTTTGTCCGTAGAACTGTTCCATTCAATTTTCTCGACGCGTAGGATCAAACCGGACTCGTTTGTTTACTTTCAACCTCGAGCCAAATGTAAATTTTTGTCCCGAATCCCATCTCCTAGAAGCTTTTGgaaatctcaatttttttaCCCTAAGGATTGCGGGTGGGGGATACATGTGGTTTGGAGTTCGAGAGTTCGAGTTATTGCAATGAGAGGGACTCACCGCCAACTTCAACTTCAATGTCGTGATTTAGGTCTTTTTGAAGAACTTTTTAATCCTAGGAATTTAATGACCGCTg GAGATAGATTTGATTTGGCGACGATCCGGGCTCGCAAGGCCACTGTGGGGAGGCGTTTCCCGCTTGCTGGTGATAGTAGAGCGCCTGCGAATCGGGCTGTTCATGACTTTCGTGACCCTATCCGTAGGGGTATCCCTCCAGCACATTCTGAGCCTGTCCGCGGGTCGGGTTCTAACTCGCAAAAGAAAACTAACTATTCACCATCAAGCAAAACTTTGGAGATTAGGCCTGCAAATGGGGGAGGAAGAGAGGCAAAAAATCGAGCTCATGAAGGGGTGCAAAAGAAGGTTGATGATGAAATGCAAAAGAATCCTAAGAGGATCCATGCGGACGATGAAGGAGCACCTTCCAAGACTTCCCGTGTTAAGCATATCTTTGTCGATGGGGTGAACCATAGGGAGAAAGCTGACTCTTTCTGGGATTTAGATGATCCCGAGATTGGATGGAAGAAAGGACGGAGCATTGTCGGAGATTATGACATGGTCCATCTAGTGTCGCTGTCCATGGATTCATTTGCTCATTCCCTTGCCTGA
- the LOC142541949 gene encoding uncharacterized protein LOC142541949 produces the protein MPTGGIISVITGGPSCGDSNKARKNLVRAARRDQNSSCLTVTQSINDISKKDEEAFFGEDDLEASRGEHNDALIISATISNFWVKKILVDSGSFADIIFHGAFQKLGLSNAKLVRVNTPLVGFAGEVVEAVGEIALPISLGSCPQ, from the coding sequence ATGCCCACTGGAGGCATAATCTCTGTTATAACCGGGGGGCCCTCCTGTGGTGATTCAAACAAGGCAAGGAAAAATCTCGTGCGGGCAGCCAGACGTGATCAAAATTCCTCATGTTTAACCGTAACTCAGTCGATTAACGATATATCGAAGAAAGATGAAGAAGCATTTTTTGGAGAAGACGACTTGGAAGCCTCTCGGGGGGAACACAATGACGCCTTAATCATTTCCGCCACGATTTCTAACTTTTGGGTAAAGAAAATATTGGTTGACTCAGGAAGCTTTGCAGATATCATTTTTCATGGGGCATTCCAAAAGTTGGGTCTGAGTAATGCGAAATTAGTGCGAGTGAATACTCCTCTCGTCGGTTTTGCCGGAGAAGTAGTTGAAGCAGTAGGTGAAATCGCTCTACCCATATCCTTGGGATCTTGTCCACAGTAG